Proteins encoded in a region of the Halorussus sp. MSC15.2 genome:
- a CDS encoding acyl-CoA dehydrogenase family protein — translation MEYDDPERGRAVAERVREFVREEVIPVEREYLGEGPVPRDAVRQLRETAREYDVYGPQIPEEYGGLGMGFREMLPVFEAAGRSLLGATAIRANAPDEGNMHTLELVGTDEQKDEWLRPLAEGEARSGFSMTEPMQGAGSDPKMIRTSAEKDGDEWVIDGHKWWTTQGSEADVLLVMARTDEDAHPYQGCSIFLVPADTPGVEIVRDIPHLGGGLTGASHAEIRYEDVRVPEENLLGEENAGFAIAQQRLGPARLTHCMRFSGMAERALDVAKAYAEERRAFDGTLSDKQALRFEIAEAETRLHAARSMVRHAARQIDAGNEARIEVAMSKTFAANVTQDAIDTAVQICGGNGIGKDLPLADFYENVRQFRIIDGADEVHKRVIARDAFEDTDPSEVEHLLRFGE, via the coding sequence ATGGAGTACGACGACCCCGAGCGAGGCCGAGCGGTGGCCGAGCGCGTGCGTGAGTTCGTCCGAGAGGAGGTGATTCCCGTCGAGCGCGAGTACCTCGGCGAGGGGCCGGTCCCCCGCGACGCCGTCCGCCAACTCCGCGAGACGGCGCGCGAGTACGACGTGTACGGCCCCCAGATACCCGAGGAGTACGGCGGTCTGGGGATGGGGTTCCGCGAGATGCTGCCCGTCTTCGAGGCGGCCGGGCGGAGCCTCCTCGGCGCGACGGCCATCCGCGCGAACGCGCCCGACGAGGGCAACATGCACACCCTCGAACTGGTCGGCACCGACGAACAGAAAGACGAGTGGCTCCGACCGCTGGCCGAGGGCGAGGCCCGGTCGGGATTCTCGATGACCGAACCCATGCAGGGCGCTGGGTCGGACCCGAAGATGATTCGCACGAGCGCCGAGAAGGACGGCGACGAGTGGGTCATCGACGGCCACAAGTGGTGGACAACGCAGGGGAGCGAGGCCGACGTGCTGCTGGTGATGGCCCGGACCGACGAGGACGCCCACCCGTATCAGGGCTGTTCCATCTTCCTCGTCCCCGCCGACACGCCGGGCGTCGAAATCGTGCGCGACATCCCGCACCTCGGCGGCGGTCTCACCGGCGCGAGCCACGCCGAAATTCGGTACGAGGACGTCCGCGTGCCGGAGGAGAACCTGCTCGGCGAGGAGAACGCCGGGTTCGCCATCGCCCAGCAGCGCCTCGGCCCGGCGCGCCTGACCCACTGCATGCGGTTCTCCGGGATGGCCGAGCGCGCCCTCGACGTGGCGAAGGCCTACGCCGAGGAGCGCCGCGCCTTCGACGGGACGCTCTCGGACAAGCAGGCGCTCCGGTTCGAAATCGCCGAGGCCGAGACCCGCCTCCACGCCGCCCGGTCGATGGTCCGCCACGCCGCCCGACAGATAGACGCGGGCAACGAGGCCCGCATCGAGGTGGCGATGAGCAAGACGTTCGCCGCGAACGTCACGCAGGACGCCATCGACACCGCGGTCCAGATATGCGGCGGCAACGGCATTGGCAAGGACCTGCCGCTTGCGGACTTCTACGAGAACGTGCGCCAGTTCCGCATCATCGACGGCGCGGACGAGGTCCACAAGCGGGTCATCGCGCGCGACGCCTTCGAGGACACCGACCCGAGCGAGGTCGAACACCTGCTCCGGTTCGGCGAGTGA
- a CDS encoding zinc-dependent alcohol dehydrogenase, translating into MRALTWHGKEDVRVENVPDPEIVNPRDAIIEITATAICGSDLHLYDGYVPTMREGDVLGHEPMGEVVEVGSAVENLEEGDRVVVPFTISCGSCWFCEEELYSLCDNSNPNEEIAREMMGQSPAGLFGYSHMMGGYAGGQAEYLRVPFADVGPVKVDSDLSDEQVLLLSDVFPTGYMAAENADIEADDTVAVWGCGPVGQFAVQSAWMLGAGRVIAIDRVTERLQMAREHGDAETIDFEDEDVYDRLMAMTGGRGPDRCIDAVGTEAHGTGLMGVADEVKQQAHLEADRPHVLRQAIRCCRKGGTLSVPGVYLGHADNVPVGPLMNKALTVKTGQTHVQRYLDPLLEKIEDGDIDPSFVVTHREPLEKGPEMYETFRDKRDGCIKTVLTP; encoded by the coding sequence ATGAGGGCGCTCACGTGGCACGGGAAGGAGGACGTCCGCGTCGAGAACGTTCCCGACCCCGAAATCGTCAATCCCCGGGACGCGATAATCGAGATAACCGCCACCGCAATCTGCGGGTCGGACCTCCACCTCTACGACGGGTACGTGCCGACGATGCGGGAGGGCGACGTGTTGGGCCACGAACCGATGGGCGAGGTCGTCGAAGTCGGGAGCGCCGTCGAGAACCTGGAGGAGGGCGACCGCGTTGTCGTGCCCTTCACGATTAGCTGTGGCTCCTGTTGGTTCTGCGAGGAGGAACTCTACTCGCTGTGTGACAACTCGAACCCGAACGAGGAGATAGCCCGCGAGATGATGGGCCAGTCGCCCGCCGGTCTGTTCGGCTACTCGCACATGATGGGCGGCTACGCCGGCGGACAGGCGGAGTACCTGCGGGTGCCGTTCGCCGACGTCGGCCCGGTCAAGGTGGACTCGGACCTGTCCGACGAACAGGTCCTCCTGCTCTCGGACGTCTTCCCGACGGGGTACATGGCCGCCGAGAACGCCGACATCGAGGCGGACGACACGGTCGCGGTCTGGGGTTGCGGTCCGGTCGGACAGTTCGCCGTCCAGAGCGCGTGGATGCTCGGTGCCGGCCGCGTGATTGCCATCGACAGAGTGACCGAGCGACTGCAGATGGCGCGAGAACACGGGGACGCCGAGACCATCGACTTCGAGGACGAGGACGTCTACGACCGCCTGATGGCGATGACCGGGGGCCGTGGTCCGGACAGGTGCATCGACGCGGTCGGGACGGAGGCCCACGGCACCGGTCTCATGGGGGTCGCGGACGAGGTGAAACAGCAGGCGCATCTGGAGGCCGACCGACCGCACGTCCTCCGGCAGGCTATCAGGTGCTGTCGGAAGGGAGGGACGCTCTCGGTTCCCGGCGTCTACCTCGGACACGCGGACAACGTTCCCGTCGGTCCGCTGATGAACAAGGCCCTGACCGTGAAGACCGGCCAGACCCACGTCCAGCGCTATCTCGACCCGCTCTTGGAGAAGATAGAGGACGGCGACATCGACCCCTCATTCGTCGTCACCCACCGAGAACCGCTGGAGAAGGGACCGGAGATGTACGAGACGTTTCGGGACAAGAGAGACGGATGCATCAAGACGGTGCTGACGCCCTGA
- a CDS encoding HAD family hydrolase, with translation MFETALREADVAADEALMIGDRYEHDVAGAKDVGLATVAYGAEDGPAVDYRVDDLREILDIVGVRDSLD, from the coding sequence ATGTTCGAGACCGCCCTGCGGGAGGCCGACGTCGCGGCGGACGAGGCGCTCATGATAGGCGACCGGTACGAGCACGACGTGGCGGGCGCGAAGGACGTCGGACTTGCGACCGTCGCCTACGGGGCCGAGGACGGTCCGGCGGTCGATTACCGGGTGGACGACCTCCGCGAAATTCTCGACATCGTCGGCGTTCGTGATTCGCTCGACTGA
- a CDS encoding HAD family hydrolase: MSGDEPTADYRAVFWDIGGVILDPESVRRAHEAFVERLVEEYVPERSPDDAGGHGPTNPRSQAHDDAGGHGPTNPRSQAHDDAGGHGPTNPRSQAHDDAAGHGPTNSRSQAHEDAIATWRAAVGSYFREREGTEFRSARTGYDRAVAEIVGEAVPEDEWLPLFEAVTTETLRPEPGAVEAIERLADSDRHVGVVSDVDTEEGLRILETFGVRDRFDSITTSEMVGRTKPDAGCSRPPCGRPTSRRTRRS, encoded by the coding sequence GTGTCGGGCGACGAACCGACGGCGGACTACCGGGCGGTGTTCTGGGACATCGGCGGCGTCATTCTCGACCCCGAGTCCGTCCGGCGCGCCCACGAGGCGTTCGTCGAGAGACTGGTCGAGGAGTACGTCCCCGAGCGCTCGCCCGACGACGCCGGAGGACACGGCCCTACGAACCCTCGTTCGCAGGCTCACGACGACGCCGGAGGACACGGCCCTACGAACCCTCGTTCGCAGGCTCACGACGACGCCGGAGGACACGGCCCTACGAACCCTCGTTCGCAGGCTCACGACGACGCCGCAGGACACGGCCCTACGAACTCTCGTTCGCAGGCTCACGAGGACGCGATAGCGACGTGGCGGGCCGCGGTCGGGTCGTACTTCCGGGAGCGCGAGGGGACGGAGTTCCGGTCTGCGCGGACCGGCTACGACCGCGCCGTGGCCGAAATCGTCGGCGAGGCGGTGCCCGAAGACGAGTGGCTCCCGCTCTTCGAGGCGGTGACGACCGAGACCCTGCGGCCCGAACCCGGTGCGGTCGAGGCAATCGAGCGACTGGCCGACAGCGACCGCCACGTCGGCGTCGTCAGCGACGTGGACACCGAGGAGGGACTGCGGATTCTGGAGACGTTCGGCGTCCGCGACCGGTTCGACTCGATTACGACCTCCGAGATGGTCGGGCGAACCAAGCCCGACGCCGGATGTTCGAGACCGCCCTGCGGGAGGCCGACGTCGCGGCGGACGAGGCGCTCATGA
- a CDS encoding class I adenylate-forming enzyme family protein: MDKSAFGEDARSGNVARLHDETAERHADDLALEMHGTEITHRQLRDRSARFAGGLRELGAGPDDRVLLYLPNCPEYVVATLGTLKAGAVASPMNPQYKAREIGHQLRDTEASVVVTHAALREHLTEALRETDRSPTVVTVGGPDAVPEGDVPFPEVDGDPTTVERESEDVALQPYTSGTTGQPKGVLLTHRNLRAQAFSGFELVDVEPDEDRSLAVLPLYHITGFVHSTWQTLIRGGAVYVRDPSRWDAEDAMRTIEEEGITGFIGVAAMYVDLVNHEAFGEYDLSSLRETGQGGAKMPVAVQEEFESVAGVDTWEGYGLTETTAATHTGAGTTFGHKLGTIGQPLRMTDCKIVDESGEEVPPGEEGELLVRGPQVMKGYHDLPEASEQAFTESGYFRTGDVARRDADNYYEIIDRKKHMINTAGYNVYPSEVEELLFEHEGVADAAVVGIPDERRGETVKAFVVPTPETDVTPEELKQFCLDNLAEYKHPREVEFVEELPRTASGKVQKFKLVEDEES; this comes from the coding sequence ATGGACAAGTCCGCGTTCGGCGAGGACGCGCGTTCGGGCAACGTCGCGCGACTGCACGACGAGACGGCGGAGCGCCACGCCGACGACCTCGCGCTCGAAATGCACGGCACCGAAATCACTCACCGGCAGCTACGGGACCGCTCGGCGCGGTTCGCCGGCGGATTGCGCGAACTCGGGGCCGGACCCGACGACCGGGTCCTGCTGTACCTACCGAACTGCCCGGAGTACGTCGTGGCCACCCTCGGGACCCTGAAGGCCGGGGCGGTGGCGTCCCCGATGAACCCCCAGTACAAGGCCCGCGAAATCGGCCACCAACTCCGCGACACCGAGGCCTCGGTCGTCGTCACCCACGCCGCGCTCCGCGAACACCTGACCGAGGCCCTCCGGGAGACCGACCGCAGTCCGACCGTCGTCACGGTGGGCGGCCCCGACGCGGTCCCCGAGGGAGACGTGCCCTTCCCGGAGGTGGACGGCGACCCGACCACCGTCGAACGCGAGAGCGAGGACGTGGCGCTCCAACCGTACACCAGCGGGACGACCGGCCAGCCCAAAGGCGTCCTGCTCACGCACCGCAACCTCCGCGCGCAGGCGTTCTCCGGGTTCGAACTGGTAGACGTGGAACCGGACGAGGACCGCAGTCTCGCGGTCCTGCCGCTGTACCACATCACCGGCTTCGTCCACTCGACGTGGCAGACGCTGATTCGGGGCGGCGCGGTCTACGTCCGCGACCCCTCGCGGTGGGACGCCGAGGACGCCATGCGGACCATCGAGGAGGAAGGTATCACGGGGTTCATCGGCGTCGCGGCGATGTACGTGGACCTCGTCAACCACGAGGCGTTCGGGGAGTACGACCTGTCGAGTCTGCGCGAGACCGGACAGGGCGGCGCGAAGATGCCGGTCGCGGTCCAAGAGGAGTTCGAGTCGGTCGCGGGCGTGGACACGTGGGAGGGGTACGGTCTCACCGAGACGACGGCGGCGACCCACACCGGCGCGGGGACGACGTTCGGCCACAAACTCGGGACCATCGGACAACCGCTCCGGATGACCGACTGCAAGATAGTGGACGAGAGCGGCGAGGAGGTGCCGCCGGGCGAGGAGGGCGAACTGCTGGTCCGCGGGCCGCAGGTGATGAAGGGGTACCACGACCTGCCCGAGGCGAGCGAACAAGCGTTCACCGAGTCGGGCTACTTCCGGACCGGCGACGTCGCGCGGCGCGACGCCGACAACTACTACGAAATCATCGACCGGAAGAAGCACATGATAAACACGGCGGGGTACAACGTCTACCCCAGTGAGGTCGAGGAACTGCTCTTCGAGCACGAGGGGGTGGCCGACGCCGCCGTGGTCGGCATCCCGGACGAGCGCCGGGGCGAGACCGTCAAGGCGTTCGTCGTTCCCACACCGGAGACAGACGTGACCCCGGAGGAACTCAAGCAGTTCTGTCTGGACAACCTCGCGGAGTACAAACACCCCCGCGAGGTCGAGTTCGTCGAGGAGTTGCCCCGGACCGCGAGCGGGAAGGTCCAGAAGTTCAAGTTGGTCGAGGACGAGGAGAGCTGA
- a CDS encoding SDR family NAD(P)-dependent oxidoreductase, with protein MRDQFGVADDTVIVTGASSGIGRTIAERFADDGANVVVCSRELENVEPVAEGIEDSDREGSALAVECDVTDRDAVEALVDATVEKFGGIDVLVNNAGASFMAPFEDISENGWETIVDINLHGTFHCTQVAGERMREDGGGAVINLASVAGQKGSPHMSHYGAAKAGVINLTSTLSFEWASDDVRVNCIAPGFVATPGVESQMGVSADDLDRDEVERRIGTTEEIADIAQFLASDAASYVVGETITAAGVPRIMETPDV; from the coding sequence ATGAGAGACCAGTTCGGCGTCGCCGACGACACAGTCATTGTCACGGGCGCGTCGAGCGGCATCGGGCGGACCATCGCCGAGCGGTTCGCCGACGACGGCGCGAACGTCGTCGTCTGCTCGCGCGAACTGGAGAACGTCGAACCGGTCGCGGAGGGCATCGAGGACAGCGACCGCGAGGGAAGCGCGCTCGCGGTCGAGTGCGACGTGACCGACCGCGACGCGGTCGAGGCGCTGGTAGACGCCACCGTCGAGAAGTTCGGCGGCATCGACGTGTTGGTCAACAACGCCGGGGCGAGTTTCATGGCCCCGTTCGAGGACATCAGCGAGAACGGGTGGGAGACCATCGTGGACATCAACCTCCACGGGACCTTCCACTGCACGCAGGTCGCGGGCGAGCGCATGCGCGAGGACGGCGGCGGCGCGGTCATCAACCTCGCCAGCGTCGCGGGCCAGAAGGGGTCGCCACACATGAGCCACTACGGCGCGGCGAAGGCAGGCGTCATCAACCTCACCTCGACGCTGTCGTTCGAATGGGCGAGCGACGACGTACGGGTCAACTGCATCGCGCCCGGGTTCGTCGCCACGCCGGGCGTCGAGAGTCAGATGGGCGTCAGCGCCGACGACCTCGACCGCGACGAGGTCGAGCGCCGCATCGGCACTACCGAGGAGATAGCCGACATCGCCCAGTTCCTCGCCAGCGACGCCGCCTCCTACGTCGTGGGCGAGACCATCACCGCGGCCGGGGTCCCGCGCATCATGGAGACGCCCGACGTGTAA
- a CDS encoding MMPL family transporter: MKGVFSKTARFVTEHNRVVVLVMLLLTAGVGAGVTQLQLSSETGGSDAVGDTTVAQKYDYIQKHYAGGNESNATPAAVYVRDDDGNVLSKASLLDSLRYQRTVLKNETVAGALPEDGGVLGVSNLVAKRAAGDPDASLDEQISALESASESDVRTHLQQTLSEGSAALRLLPNDYEPGTASATSRRMVFRFRTAPERSGGQTQGRPETRALYEQATETPNHFTIGAHARSVSNQQFQQDTFELILPVALVAILGVLAFSYRDIVDVVVGFTGVVLSVLWMFGILGWLKIPAGITLIIGPVLIVGLSVDYGLHVFMRYREERGEDEGIREPMARSLSAVAVAVGLVTVTTAVGFMSNVTNEFTVIRDLSVGITLGVVSAFVIFVTIVPALKVSVDGLLERVGLDRRKQSLGKTRLLEPVLASGADLARRAAPVVVVVALVAGAAGGLAWTDLDRKTFQQDDGEIAEWKQNLPGPLAWEVTDYDRNSRFVDAHYRSADESERRESQVLVEGDVTDPETLERLRDGRERAAESDVVFRQSGSVPLVSPVTVMESVAARDEAFAETFRETDTDGDGVPDRNLESVYDALYDAAPEEASRVIERTDGEYRSLRMVVPIRPDARYEDQKTEMRAIAAAVEDRGESVGATAVGSATVSAAESAQTAESILTTLVVALGAVFVMLMLVYRIAEGSASLGAITVVPIALVTALVIGGMHLLAVPLTLLTSLLMSLVIGLGIDYNIHVSDRFAHELDRGRDAYGALREAVTGTGGALLGSTLTSTGAFSALLLSPSPSLRSFGTLVVLALTLSFVVSIFVLPSLLFVWTRYVRSTPNTEPAGPTPAGQQD, from the coding sequence GTGAAGGGCGTCTTCTCGAAGACCGCCCGGTTCGTCACCGAGCACAACCGGGTCGTGGTCCTCGTCATGCTGTTGCTGACGGCCGGAGTGGGTGCCGGTGTCACCCAACTGCAGCTTTCGAGCGAGACCGGCGGAAGCGACGCCGTCGGCGACACGACGGTCGCACAGAAGTACGATTACATCCAGAAACACTACGCCGGGGGAAACGAGAGTAACGCGACCCCGGCGGCGGTCTACGTCCGCGACGACGACGGCAACGTCCTCTCGAAGGCGTCGCTACTCGACTCGCTCCGGTACCAGCGAACCGTCCTGAAAAACGAGACGGTCGCCGGAGCGCTCCCCGAGGACGGCGGCGTCCTCGGCGTCTCGAACCTCGTGGCCAAGCGAGCGGCCGGGGACCCCGACGCCTCGCTCGACGAGCAGATTTCGGCGCTCGAATCGGCGAGCGAGAGCGACGTTCGGACGCACCTCCAGCAGACGCTCTCGGAGGGGTCGGCCGCCCTCCGACTGCTGCCGAACGACTACGAACCCGGCACCGCGAGCGCGACGAGTCGCCGGATGGTCTTCCGGTTCCGGACCGCGCCCGAGAGGTCCGGCGGGCAGACGCAGGGACGACCCGAAACTCGCGCGCTCTACGAGCAGGCGACCGAGACGCCGAATCACTTCACCATCGGCGCGCACGCCCGGAGCGTCTCGAACCAGCAGTTCCAGCAGGACACGTTCGAGTTGATACTCCCCGTCGCGCTGGTGGCGATTCTCGGCGTCCTCGCGTTCTCGTACCGCGACATCGTCGACGTCGTCGTCGGGTTCACCGGGGTCGTCCTCTCGGTCCTCTGGATGTTCGGCATCCTCGGTTGGCTGAAGATTCCGGCCGGAATCACGCTCATCATCGGTCCCGTCCTCATCGTGGGACTGAGCGTCGATTACGGACTCCACGTCTTCATGCGTTACCGCGAGGAGCGCGGCGAAGACGAGGGCATCCGCGAACCGATGGCACGGTCGCTGTCGGCGGTCGCCGTCGCCGTCGGACTCGTCACGGTGACCACCGCGGTCGGCTTCATGTCGAACGTCACGAACGAGTTCACCGTCATCCGCGACCTGTCGGTCGGCATCACGCTCGGCGTCGTCTCGGCGTTCGTCATCTTCGTGACCATCGTCCCGGCGCTGAAGGTGAGCGTGGACGGTCTCCTCGAACGGGTCGGTCTCGACCGACGCAAGCAGTCGCTCGGGAAGACCCGACTGCTCGAACCGGTTCTGGCGAGCGGTGCCGACCTCGCGCGGAGGGCCGCGCCGGTCGTCGTCGTAGTCGCGCTGGTGGCCGGCGCGGCGGGCGGTCTCGCGTGGACCGACCTCGACCGCAAGACGTTCCAGCAGGACGACGGCGAAATCGCCGAGTGGAAGCAGAACCTCCCCGGCCCGCTGGCGTGGGAGGTCACCGACTACGACCGAAACAGCCGGTTCGTGGACGCGCACTACCGGTCGGCCGACGAGAGCGAGCGCCGCGAGTCGCAGGTACTCGTCGAGGGCGACGTGACCGACCCGGAGACGCTCGAACGCCTCCGGGACGGCCGCGAGCGCGCCGCCGAGAGCGACGTCGTCTTCCGGCAGTCCGGGTCCGTACCCCTCGTCAGTCCCGTCACCGTGATGGAGTCGGTGGCCGCGCGAGACGAGGCGTTCGCCGAGACGTTCCGCGAGACCGATACGGACGGCGACGGCGTCCCCGACCGGAACCTCGAATCGGTGTACGACGCGCTCTACGACGCGGCCCCCGAGGAGGCGAGTCGGGTTATCGAGCGGACCGACGGCGAGTACCGGTCGCTCAGGATGGTCGTGCCGATTCGACCCGACGCCCGCTACGAAGACCAGAAGACCGAGATGCGGGCCATCGCGGCCGCGGTCGAGGACCGCGGCGAGTCCGTCGGCGCGACCGCCGTCGGGTCGGCGACCGTCAGCGCGGCCGAGTCGGCCCAGACGGCCGAGAGCATCCTGACCACGCTCGTCGTCGCGCTCGGCGCGGTGTTCGTCATGCTGATGCTGGTCTACCGAATCGCCGAGGGGAGCGCCTCGCTCGGCGCTATCACGGTGGTTCCCATCGCGCTCGTCACCGCACTCGTAATCGGCGGGATGCACCTCCTCGCCGTCCCGCTGACGCTGCTCACGTCGCTGCTGATGAGCCTCGTCATCGGACTCGGCATCGACTACAACATCCACGTCAGCGACCGGTTCGCGCACGAACTCGACCGCGGCCGCGACGCCTACGGCGCGCTCCGGGAGGCGGTCACCGGGACGGGCGGCGCGCTGCTCGGCAGCACGCTCACTTCGACCGGCGCGTTCAGCGCGCTGCTGCTGTCGCCGTCGCCTTCGCTCCGGAGTTTCGGGACGCTAGTCGTCCTCGCGCTGACGCTGTCGTTCGTCGTGAGCATCTTCGTCCTGCCGAGTCTGCTGTTCGTCTGGACGCGCTACGTCCGCTCGACTCCGAACACGGAGCCGGCGGGTCCCACGCCCGCGGGACAGCAGGACTGA
- a CDS encoding PKD domain-containing protein: MTDADESVDAEGSCSRRTALKTVGAAGLGLAGSVVATGDVAAAGPTAVIEADALPPEEGENVTFDGSSSSGDVQSYTWYFRNNESVGGGYGEYASGPSFTESWANYPYSVKLEVTDADGNTDSAVVDFFARPVVTPIARIEEEPATGDPDIRTFIGRYSSAPRGSIESYTWYYRNDGIPEDDFGKYADGPTFTEQFASGYQYTVKLEVTDSRGRTASDTVTFQN, translated from the coding sequence ATGACCGACGCAGACGAATCCGTCGACGCTGAGGGGTCTTGCTCGCGCCGAACGGCGCTGAAGACGGTCGGTGCCGCCGGACTGGGTCTCGCCGGGTCGGTAGTAGCGACCGGCGACGTCGCGGCCGCCGGGCCGACCGCAGTCATCGAAGCGGACGCGCTCCCGCCCGAAGAGGGCGAGAACGTTACGTTCGACGGGAGCAGTTCGTCCGGAGACGTCCAGAGCTACACGTGGTACTTCCGAAACAACGAGTCGGTCGGGGGCGGATACGGCGAGTACGCCAGCGGACCGAGTTTCACCGAGAGTTGGGCGAACTACCCCTACTCGGTCAAGTTGGAGGTCACCGACGCCGACGGCAACACCGACTCGGCGGTCGTCGATTTCTTCGCCCGTCCCGTAGTCACGCCGATAGCCCGCATCGAGGAGGAACCGGCCACCGGCGACCCGGACATTCGAACGTTCATCGGTCGGTACTCGTCGGCACCCCGCGGGTCAATCGAGAGCTACACGTGGTACTACCGCAACGACGGTATCCCCGAGGACGATTTCGGCAAGTACGCCGACGGACCGACGTTCACCGAACAGTTCGCCAGCGGCTACCAGTACACCGTCAAACTGGAGGTCACCGACTCGCGCGGGCGGACCGCCTCCGACACGGTGACGTTCCAGAACTGA
- a CDS encoding adenosylcobinamide amidohydrolase, with product MFETETREAVLRVGREGARWLSTGWDGGEWRADAAYNVSVPEGFDRTDLDAYLAERRRAAGFDDPGPALLTGVELRHARGARCGPVSAVATAGVSNPAALPMDPGGSRTSDPDSDATDLGSAPDSDPEIGTVNVVVGTDRALAPGALPNLLAVAVETKTATLLAETGFPGTTSDAVIAACDPAGEETTFSGSATEVGACARACVREAVRAGLESRYGDATDATIPESVADADYGTETDRRAEVFEL from the coding sequence ATGTTCGAGACTGAGACCCGCGAGGCCGTCCTCCGAGTCGGCCGCGAGGGCGCGCGCTGGCTCTCGACCGGGTGGGACGGCGGGGAGTGGCGGGCCGACGCGGCATACAACGTCTCGGTGCCCGAGGGGTTCGACCGGACCGACCTCGACGCCTACCTCGCCGAGCGCAGGCGTGCAGCGGGGTTCGACGACCCGGGTCCCGCGCTCCTGACGGGCGTCGAGTTGCGCCACGCCCGCGGCGCGCGGTGCGGGCCGGTCTCGGCGGTGGCGACCGCGGGGGTCTCCAATCCGGCCGCGCTCCCGATGGACCCCGGCGGGAGTCGAACGTCGGACCCCGATTCGGATGCGACCGACCTCGGTTCCGCCCCCGACTCCGACCCCGAAATCGGCACGGTCAACGTCGTCGTCGGCACCGACCGGGCGCTCGCGCCGGGCGCGCTCCCCAACCTGCTCGCGGTCGCCGTCGAGACCAAGACCGCGACGCTGCTCGCCGAGACCGGCTTTCCGGGGACGACGAGCGACGCCGTAATCGCGGCCTGCGACCCCGCGGGCGAGGAAACCACGTTCTCCGGGAGCGCCACCGAAGTCGGGGCCTGCGCGCGGGCCTGCGTCCGAGAGGCGGTTCGCGCCGGTCTCGAATCGCGCTACGGCGACGCGACCGACGCCACGATTCCGGAGTCCGTCGCCGACGCCGACTACGGTACGGAGACCGACCGGCGTGCGGAGGTGTTCGAGCTATGA
- a CDS encoding aminotransferase class I/II-fold pyridoxal phosphate-dependent enzyme codes for MHPDSVRETDRVPHGGSDDPDLLEFSANTNPHTPEGVAEVYADALGAARSYPNDDYPEFREAAADFADCDPGDVVPTPGGLAALRLAFAARVSPGDSVLVPYPSFGEYAREIRLQGGDPEFVPHDELLDADPADHAAAVVCNPNNPTGDAYDPDALREFAVRCREADALLVADEAFLGFTDRPSLAGSDGVVVARSLTKLFGLPGLRAGFAAATGDLGDDLATARRAWSLGTPAARVGAHCLGRSAFVAETRERVRRERARMADALRDDFGVYAPDGPPLSASSAPFLLLDLRGGGPGSGEQSPAELVAAARERGVAVRDATTFRGLDSHVRVAVRTPDENDRLLEVLADVRD; via the coding sequence ATGCACCCCGATAGCGTCCGGGAGACCGACCGCGTGCCCCACGGCGGGAGCGACGACCCGGACCTGCTGGAGTTCAGCGCGAACACCAACCCCCACACGCCCGAGGGTGTCGCCGAGGTCTACGCCGACGCGCTCGGCGCCGCGCGGTCGTACCCGAACGACGACTACCCCGAGTTCCGGGAAGCCGCGGCCGACTTCGCGGACTGCGACCCCGGCGACGTCGTCCCCACGCCGGGCGGTCTCGCCGCGCTCCGACTCGCGTTCGCCGCCCGCGTCTCGCCCGGCGACTCCGTGCTGGTCCCGTACCCGAGCTTCGGCGAGTACGCCCGCGAGATTCGCCTGCAGGGCGGAGACCCCGAGTTCGTCCCTCACGACGAACTGCTCGACGCCGACCCCGCCGACCACGCCGCGGCCGTGGTCTGCAACCCCAACAACCCGACCGGCGACGCCTACGACCCGGACGCGCTCCGCGAGTTCGCGGTGCGGTGCCGGGAGGCCGACGCCCTGCTCGTCGCCGACGAGGCGTTCCTCGGGTTCACCGACCGGCCCTCGCTCGCGGGCAGCGACGGCGTCGTCGTCGCGCGCTCGCTGACCAAACTCTTCGGCCTGCCGGGTCTCCGGGCGGGGTTCGCGGCGGCGACCGGCGACCTCGGCGACGACCTCGCCACCGCCCGGCGGGCGTGGAGCCTCGGGACGCCCGCGGCCCGCGTCGGCGCGCACTGTCTGGGGCGGTCGGCGTTCGTCGCCGAGACCCGCGAGCGCGTCCGCCGGGAGCGCGCCCGGATGGCCGACGCGCTCCGCGACGACTTCGGCGTCTACGCCCCCGACGGGCCGCCGCTGTCGGCTTCGTCGGCACCCTTCCTCCTGCTGGACCTCCGCGGAGGCGGTCCGGGGAGCGGCGAGCAGTCGCCCGCGGAACTCGTCGCGGCGGCGCGCGAGCGAGGGGTCGCGGTCCGGGACGCGACCACGTTCCGGGGACTGGACTCGCACGTCAGGGTCGCGGTCCGGACGCCCGACGAGAACGACCGCCTGCTGGAGGTGCTGGCGGATGTTCGAGACTGA